A window of Mytilus edulis chromosome 10, xbMytEdul2.2, whole genome shotgun sequence contains these coding sequences:
- the LOC139493530 gene encoding cornifelin homolog has product MEYRGGNQLYPEINYGSTNVTSQQPQSYYHRSPSSQSNLPNQPIVQQPQMQNNPLMVTGFEGHREWTTDLFDCCAEPNTFLLTCMCYPCSICYLGSRIGENMCMPLCVPASDITLRNKIRTVGGIKGSMCNDCATVLFCGQCAACQEHRELTNMGVP; this is encoded by the exons ATGGAGTATCGAGGAGGAAATCAACTATATCCAGAGATTAACTATGGATCTACCAATGTCACTTCTCAACAACCTCAAAGTTACTACCATCGATCACCGTCTTCACAATCTAACTTGCCTAACCAACCCATTGTCCAGCAACCTCAAATGCAGAATAATCCTCTAATGGTCACAGGCTTTGAAGGGCATAGGGAGTGGACCACAGATCTGTTTGACTGTTGTGCAGAgccaaatacat TTTTACTCACTTGTATGtgttacccctgttctatttgcTATTTGGGATCACGAATAGGAGAAAATATGTGTATGCCCTTATGTGTTCCTGCAAGTGACATAACCCTTCGAAACAAAATAAGAACTGTTGGTGGAATCAAG GGCTCGATGTGCAACGACTGTGCAACAGTATTATTTTGTGGTCAATGTGCCGCCTGTCAAGAACATAGAGAACTGACTAACATGGGCGTGCCATAG